The Syngnathoides biaculeatus isolate LvHL_M chromosome 20, ASM1980259v1, whole genome shotgun sequence nucleotide sequence cccgcccgttgacacctgggataggctccagcactccccgcgaccctcgtgaggataagtgatgaagaaaatggatggatggacaggaaTGAAAAATATggacattttgggggggggggggtgtgtcaTCATCTTatcaggaaaaaataataattttatttttaaaaaaaagtcgtcatattaaatgaataacttttacaggaaaaaagtccaaatttgaataaaaatctttacatttGGACAAAAATGCCATAATTTTGGTTCTTGTTACAattaacaaagcaaagcaaattataATATTTGTGCAGCGCATTTCGTACACAGAGTTACTCagtgcgctttacatgattaaaagcattcaaatacatcaaaacgtttgaaaaaattgcaattaaagCTTAAAATTAGTGCAAGAagtatcactgaaaagtggaagtactctaaaaatttttctttttttaatctggatttgaaaacgctccctcccacttggggctgacgtcacctctattggcaacttcttgcattttaatttaattttttttttttttgcagcataacagctaaatgctacttcaccgtgtttgctttggactcggaCTCCCGAGAATTAATGTCATCAAGAAAAATGTCCAGTGTTAAAAGAGTTTCAATTTGAGCAAACAATACGAATTTGTAAAGGTACAATATTGCAAGTCCTAATTTATACGAGCGGACCGTAAGCTGCACGGGCGTGACTCGGAATTGAACGTTGGCatggtgtgtgtgcgtttgcagAACGAGGTGATCAGCCAGCAGCTGTGCGTGATCTTCACGCAGTGCTACGGGCCCTTCCCCATCCCCAAGCTGAGCGAcgtcaagaagaagcagacctCGCGCTTAGGTGACGCGATTGCGCGCACGCAAGCCAGCCGACGTGCTTATTTTTAGCCTGTTCGCAAATGTTCCAACTTTTAAGATGCACGTTAAATgccacggtttttttttttttttttttcatcttttccacTTTTCCGTTATTTTTGATCACTTTGCAAGgacaaactctttttttttctctcgggcggaaaaaaaaaaacattcaaattgttGAAAAGGAGCCTCagtgcggcaaaaaaaaaaaaaaaatgtcttgagtTGACCTCCTGATGAGATTTTGACTGCGCAAGTTGAAATTAATCACGAGTGGACCGCGTCAGAAAGTCTCAAAACTCACAGCAAGTCCTCCATTTTGGAAGTATCCGTGGTACAGTTCTGGCCCGGGTGTGCCAGACAGATGCGCCGAGTTGACTTGcgagactttttgtttttattgcgcGTCGGCGGAGCACGGCGGGAAACGTTGATGATTCACCGTAAAACCGGAGGTCAGAGGAGACGTTCACCAGCGTTTAGTCACCGCCCGCAGCCGAGATCTTCGAATTGCTGTGTTTTCGTGAAGCGCCGCGTTAATTCCGTCCGGTTCAGGCGAGCTGGCTAATTTTGTGTTTCCGTCGCGTCGGCAGACCCGCACTTCCTCAACAACAAGGAGATGTCGGACGTCACCTTCCTGGTGGAGGGGAAACCATTTTATGCGCACAAAGTTCTGCTTTTCACGGCGTCGGCCAGGTACGAGTCCTCTTTTTGCTTTTTACGACGATTAGTAATTGTCGTCTGCAAACTCGCGAATTCAGGTTCAAGACGCTGCTCCAGAACCGACCGGCGGCCGAGAACACCTGCATCGAAATCAGCCACGTCAAATACAACATATTCCACGTAAGACTGGCTCCCGGCCGCTAGGGGGCGGTGTGGCGCTAACAAGTCGCAGAAACGCTGATCTGTGTCCGTCCCGCGTTTCAGTTGGTCATGCAGTATCTCTACTGCGGAGGCACCGAGTTCCTGCACATACGCAACACCGAAGTCATGGAGGTAAGCGGCTTTCCCGCCGCGTTAGCGTGCGCTCGTCGGCGTTAGCGTGGCTAACCGGCACGGGCGCGGGTGGCGCGCAGCTGCTGTCCGCCTCCAAGTTCTTCCAGCTGGAGGCGCTGCAGAGACACTGCGAGATCATCTGCTCCAAGAACATCACCACGGAGACCTGCGTCGACCTCTACAAGCACGCCAAGGTCGGACGGTTATTTAGCATCTTTCGAGACGTTCGCTTCCGGGTCCTGACCTCCCGTTGTCTGTCCGCCGCGCAGTTCCTGGGTGCCTCGGAGCTGACTTGCTTCATCGAGGGCTACTTCCTGAAGAACATGGCGCTGCTGGTGGAGCTGGACGGCTTCAAGCAGCTCCTGCACGAGCCCCCGCCGGCCCCCGACGGGCCCGCCGCACCCGGCTCGGACATCCTCCGCGACCTGGAGAAGACGCTGGCCTCTCGCGTGCGCTCCATCCACCTGTCGGCCTCCAAAGGCTCGGTGGTGTGACCTttggtctttgttttcttttgttttgttttttttttttcgttcccCGAGCGAGCGATTAGTAGCAAAGGCGGCAGGGGAACCTTTTCAGGTGCAAGCAAGCCCCGCGCGTCTGGGCCACTGTGTTACCGAAACCCTCCCAGcctgatgtttttttatttttttgcatgaggCCTTCCCACGGAGGAAGGGGAGGACGCCACTCGAATAATGCATCGTGTAAATACAACCGCATTTGTTCTCGCTCTCCGGCTCGACCGTGTATGTGTTGCACATCTGTAGCCGTCCGCCATCTCGCTttagctgccccccccccccccaccccaaatccAGAATGTTCCACTCACTTGAAATCGAGCAAGAGGATTAACGAGGGATCGGAATGCGACGCTCGCGTTTTCGTGTCTTTTCCGGGGATGCGCTTGCCCTCGGTCGGGTTTTGGAAATTCAGCCCCCCCTGCGCCCCGTTTCTTCACgccttgaaattttttttttttgggggtttgtttTCCACAAAAACGTCTCAAGAATCTTCATCCAAAAAGAGACGGGATGTCAACCATTCCACGCCTTTGCCGCACATTTTGCGTTTTTCGAAATCAGCCCCCTCCGAAGCCCGTTTCACTTTGCGGCGTGAAATTTCGGCGTCGTTACtggacctgcaaaaaaaaaaaaaaaaaaaatctgccgtaTGTCCAGTCCAACCAAAAATCTACATCAAGAAATTGGGCGACAACAATCAACCCATGACGGAAAAGTGAGgagaaatgcacatttttgatctgcaggtgtacctaatgaagtggctgCAGGATGGAAACTGCACAAAGAtgactgcaaatatttttttaatgccattaATAATTATGATCAAATGTGCTGTGCAGTCCAGCGGGCGACCAAAAACGCGATAGTACGAGTGGTACAAGATAAAATGCTATATTGAGGCACTTAAACGATGTAAATAGCGAGAgaaatcttatttttattttcatacatgCAGTGCAATAcagattttaattttgcatCTATTTTGTtgctgtgcacaaaaaaaaagtatcctcTGAAAAGCAATATTTCAACAAGTGTATTGTTGCAGTAGCAGGAATGTGACGCGCCAACCGTGACGAAAAACGAGCGAGCGCGAAGGGAAGAAGTCAATTATTTTCCCGGCAAGTATTTTTGAAATGGAAAAGTCGCAGATGTCATTTGAATGCTCAAATGTTTGAAtcgttatgtattttttttttctaccgacGCCGTGCACTTTTTGCGCCCGTTTTATTCGGCGCAATCACACGGACAAAACAACTTTGTCGCATTGGCGCGTGTTCTCCTGCGGAGGCGCCGGTGAGCCGTCGCAGCGGGGACTTCACATCCTCGCGGTTCCGTTTGTGCTCGGTTCTGGTCGAACgcggaaacccccccccccccccccccacgtcggTTGCCATTCGCGGCTTTTCTAGTTTGCTCACTAGCGCCTCTGCCGGTGGCCTGACGGTATTGCAGCGTCGGTTTGTCCCccctttgttgttgttactttgCCTGTCGAAATGTTCTGTTAcggcttgttgaaaaaaatggattaatttcccccccccccctgcaaaaTTCAAAAAGTCTTTATGTGTGAACCCCTGTGAAATATTCACTAGGATGTCAATTTTACCATTttgagggggagaaaaaatgaatttaccACCCCTGGAAAGggacccgtttttttttctccctttactTGTTGAACATGTACAGTGCGCAATTGATGTATAGCATATAAATATGGAAAAAGTCTCCTCAATGACATCTGGTGTGAGAAGCGAGGATGCAGTTTGTGTTTGGGCAAAGAGGAACGTTCCACTCGTGCTGCAcattccatgtttttgtggacAGACAATAAATGAGCACATTTTCATCTGTGTTGAATTCGACTGTTTTTACACGAAACGACTGATTGGTTCATATTTAAAGGGCACTTCGGATGGAAAGTTGAAACCGACAGCCCGGCCTTTTCCTGTTTGTCGCCTTCTTGCTTTCACCTCATTCCTGCTATTTtcttttaggttttttttttttttttttttttttttagatggggggaaaaagatgacacgctgtggcgacccctaacgggacaagccgaaaggaaaagaagaagttagcCCCGCTGTTAGGTTTGCATCCTGCCTTTGGTGGCTGTCACATACTTCTTTCTGCTTTCTCCACTCAAATTATTTCCCATTATTTGCGGTTTAGTGAAATTATTAAGTGTGAATTATCTGTTAGGGAGAGGATTTAGTTGGTGCAATACTCCATAGGTTCTGTAGAGGGCGGTAGTCGATAACTTCGCTGCATAAATCCCAGGCGAAGAAGAGCCGCGTTTCCGCTTTCCTCGCCGTTTCCAAAGTTTCCTAATGTGCCTCATTGCACGTGTTTGATTCCCTACGAAAAGCTCGATTAGAGCGCTTTATCCAACGATTATTTCACCCTGTTATAATGCGAAGTGACGGCTGACCGAAGACGACAGAAACCAACCAGGAGCGTAAAATCGAGCCGCCCGAGCACCGCAGGGCCGGGCGGACGTCGACCGACAATCGAACCCCGACGTCGTCCGCTTGGCTTTCCCAGCGACCTCGGCGACGACATGGACGCGTTGCACCACCGCGGAAACGGTAAAgcgaacacaaatggtggacgGCGTCGCTTTCGGCGAACGTCCGGGCCCTTTCCTTTTGTCGCGTGTGCGCCCGATTCGTAACATGGCGTAGCCCGCTTCGTGATGGCGCCGCTCTAGTGACTAACTTGGCGGCGGCTAGTTATGCTAAGCTACGAGACGTCACAAAATATTCCATGGACTACAACGTTAGCAGGGCAAAAATGGGAGGAAATCAAACCAGAATAGTTGTCATTTTAGCCACAGATAATCATCATCTTTAACTGTTTAACTGTCACGTAAATTCCGTTCGGGGGCTCAACCGAAAATGGGATTTCCTTTCAAAGCGCGCTTTCACAATAAACGCACAACACCAATGTCAAAAGTCAACCATGAGAGTCAAACTcgagaaaaaaacacttttgtcaaCAGTCAAGCAGGAAATGGCGTCACAGTCACACCCATCTTTTGAAGCACCAGAGTGACGCCTCTTCCAGTGTGTCTAAAAATTACGGCACGTTTGTGTCCCTGAAGGCAGCATTAGCGACTCGGTGTTCATTTATCTTTGAATAAAACTCAACCCcctaaacaaaaatgaacttgTTGCACGCTCAATGGACAATTTACTGCTTTCCACCTCGCAGCTCACCACGCAAAACTCTGAATTGTTCATAGGttggatgtttgtttgtttagatgtgccctgcgatgcaCGGGCGACCAGTCCACATCGCCAATCCAAACCAAATGCAGACAAGAGGTGTGGGAAATGAATGGATTATGTAATTGACTGGTTAGGAAAGGTAATTTTGATGATGCGTTTCCAGattctccgccgccgccgccgctgctgctgctgccgtcCCTGCGTCTCTTCATCCCGCCCTTGCGGCTGGTGTCGGCCGCCATGTGGCAGGTGGTGCAGCGGGGCGACGTGCGGGACTACGGCACAGTGGAGGAGTTCGTCGGCGCCATCGCGGACCTTGTGCCCGAAGTCTTGAATCCCGACCAGAAGGCTCAGCTGCTGCTGGGTCTCCGTGCCCGGGTAAGAGGAAGAAAAACGCCCGATGGAAGACGAGGGCGTTTTTACGGGATTTAACATCTAGAGGTACCCTAGCTTAAAAGTGACCCCAAAATTTTTGAATTGGCGGGGCGAGCCATGAGGAAGCGCTTTGTGTTTGAATCATCGGATTCAACCAAAGTGTGGGCTTGCACTGAACAAGCAAGCGTCGGATTCAGCGTACCGGTTTAGTGAACCTCCGTTtccgcccccaaaaaaaaaaaacgtgtatttGGTTGTGTGTGTTGCAGGTGGTTCTGGAGTTGTGTCGATCCGAGGCGACCCCCGAGAGGGAAACCGTTGACATGCACTTGAGCCGAATCCGGGGCCTCATCTCGACGTGGGCCGCTCAGGTCGGGGTCTTACCTGCAAATCGAATGACGAGctttcgtcgtcgtcgtcgtccaatCTAAGAGCGGACGCTTGTTTTCCAGCCGTGCTTTGCCGAGGTCCAATTCTCTGAATCCAGCTTTGTGGATCAGATCGAGCTGCTGTTGAAAGACCCCGACGAGAAGGACCGGTTCTTCCAGGTCGGTTTGGATCGTTGGCAAAATGTCCGATCGAGAAGAGACAACGTTTGTGCCGTTTCAGGATGTTTTCCCGACCGACTTTGGACCAGAGTATGACCGCGCTCTTCAGGTGCTCATGCTGGACTTCGTCTCCAGGCTGGAGAAGCTTCTTCCGGTGCCCGACATCCAGCAGGTACCAGAACTGCAGTGAAATGAACGTTGAGTATGAATGTTGCGCACGGCAGAGCTAGCGACACCAGAAAAGCTTACAACGTAACGTCGTTCAAAAGCAACGtactgcattttttaaaaaatgcagtttaccctcactgcattttcattcatcaaatttaGTATTAATATAGTATGAAGAGAATTGTATGAGAAAATGGTGTCAAATGGCTGGCTTGCACGCGACGccacgcttgttcatccgggtactcgaccgccattgttgcagacaagcagtcgtCGTCGTGGCAGATTTTTGCTGCGTCTACGtatgtggaaatcgcggaaacgGAGACATTGGGAAGCCATTTTTTCAGTCTTCCAAAGAtgagattgcatgaaggagacgATACAACGGAGTTatcggggggggaaaaaaacacggcaacaaaagtggttTGCAGATCTGAACAAAGCTCAAGTACACAAGGCAAaaggttatttgaaagtctgttctgatcattttgtaagcggcGAGCGTGTGGATTTCGAGTGTCCGATATTCGACTTCAGAGAAGTCTTTCTGATCCTTTGAAAGTCggtcgatatcttcacagagtttgctcttctgtacatatctagctttggcgacatcaaTTGAAGTGAATTAAAGTCCACATAAAACGTCCGCTGCGCGCCGTTGCCACGGTGATGTCGTCCGCAACGCGttgcttgtctgtagaaatggcggcgattatcaGGTGATCGCAACCCGACCGAGCGCAGGCCGGTAACGACACGAGTACGTCTGGGTACGTCATCATCGACGGGCGACAGCGATCTGATGCGCTTGCGTCCTGTCCAGACGGCCGCCATGCTGAGCGCCGCCCCGGGCGCCCTGGATGAGTGTGTCCACTCGGTGCCCGATCTGCCTCACTTGAAAGCGGCGCTCCTGCACCACGCCGGGCTCGGACATTTCGATTTAACCGGTGAGTCTGCCCCGCccgaaacaacaaaaactttagatttttttacacGGCTTGTCCCTTTCCCGACTAGACGACTCTCAGACCGTCCCGTCCTCCTTCGGGAACTGCATCCTGTCCTCGCTGGCCCTCCCGCAGCTGGAGAAGGTGGTGATAGACGCCGACCACATCCAGCTGCAGCAGCCCACCGAGCAGATGGCGGGCTGCGTCACCGTGCAGGTGGAGGGCGAGACGGTCACGCTCCTGGACTACATTCACATCGAGCCGATGGAACCCGGCCCTCAGGAGGAGGAAAGGCAGGAAGCGGACGACGACGGGTCGTTGAAACCGGCGCCCTTCCGGCCTCTCAAGCAAAGCAGACGTCTGCAGATGAAGAGGAAGGCCACCGAGGAGGAAAAGGACGACGACGCCTCCCCGGAGGCGGTCAAACGTCAGAGGAAGAAGCACCCGGGCGACAAGACCTGCCCCGTATGCGGCAAGAGCTTCCTGCGCGCCGCCGCCATGCGGCGCCATCAGGAGACGCACTCGGAGAACCGAAAGCTCAAGTACAAGTGCGCCCACTGCGACAAGCGCTTCCGCGACCAGTACGACCTGAACCGGCACAACATGCGCGTCCACGAGAGGGACGACGCCAACGCCAACGCGGACGAGGATGACGCCAACGCGGACGACCGCGCGGCCGAGAACGAGGCTCCGGAAGAGTCTGACGACAAAAACTGCCCCCTGTGCGGGAAGTTCTTTGCGTGGCAGATGGACATGGAGCGCCACATGATGTCTCACTCGGAGGACCGGCCGTACAAGTGCTCCTTCTGCGAGAAGAGGTTCAAGAACCCTTACGTTCTCAAGCGCCACCAGAAGGAGTTCTGCAAGAGCAAAGAGCTGAAGAGGCCCGCGGCCAAGAGGCGCAAAGAGCAGAGCCCCGATCCCTGGCCGCCGGCGCCCGTCGAGGGCAAAGCGTGTCCCGTCTGCAGCCGGACTCTGCCGATCAGCGCCGACATGGCCAAGCACCTGCGCTCGCACACGGAGGAGCGCCCGTTCATCTGCGTCAGCTGCGATAAGGGCTTCAAGTACCGCGACACGCTCAAGAAGCACCAGATCATCCTCGGCCACGAGGGCGTCCGCGAGGAGGCCAGCAAGACCGTGGAGGAGATCCTGGCCGAAGCGGAGAAGAATCCCGGGGAGGCCGGCGGCGCCTCCGAAGAGCCCGTCGGGCCGGCCGCCGGCTGTCGACAGTCTCGCGGCAAAACCCTCAGAGCGTGCCCCGTGTGCGCGAGGTCCTTCGACAACGTCAAGACGCTGAACCGCCACGTCCAGAGCCACACGGAGGAGCGGCCCTTCCACTGCGTCCACTGCAAGAAGCGCTTCAAGCACCTGCACGGCCTCAAACGCCACCAGATCTACGCCGTCTGCCACCCCAAGACGGCCCGCCTCTCCTGGAAGAAGAAGGAGGCCAAAGCCGGGCCCAGCGACGGGCACGCGGCCGCGCCGGCGCTCCAGACCCCCGTGTGGTGCTCCAACTGCGGCAAGCATTTCGAGTTCCTGTCGGCGCTCAAGGAGCACCAGGACGTGTGCAAAGCGGACCCGCACCACGCCTTGAAATGCGACGCCTGCGACAAGAAGTTCAAGAGCATCACCATGCTCAAGGTGAGACCCTCGGCGGTAGCTCCGCGTGTGCGTTGAGGTTAATTTCCTACCCTGCGGATGTCGTGTACCGCGTACCGACCGGGTTTTTGCTGACGACGAGCTGGACTAGTTGCTGCTTATTTTTCCGACTGTTGACTCTGCCTTTATGTACGTCGCCGAAGGTGCACCAGAGGATCCACGACCCGCTCTACTGCAAGGAGTGCGGCAAGATCCTGGCCAACGCCGCCGCCTTCGAGAGGCACAAGCTGATGCACCAGCCCATGGCGTGCACCATGTGCGACAAGAGCTTCACGCTGATGCGGCGCCTGCGCGAGCACTACGAGCGCCAGCACGCCTTCACCGGGCCGTACCCGTGCACGCAGTGCGACAAGAGCTTCGTGCAGCTCTCCTACCTGGCCGTCCACCAGCGCATCCACAAGGGCGAGTTCCCCTTCGCCTGCGACACGTGCCCCGAGCGGTTCCGCTCGTCCAACTGCCTGACGGTGCACCAGCGCAAGCACACGGGCGAGAGGCCCTTCCTGTGCTGGCAGTGCGGCAAGAGCTACCGCTCGGCGTCGGAGCTCACCGTGCACATGGGCACCCACTCGGAGGAGCGGCCCTGGGCGTGCGCGCAGTGCCAGGCGGCCTTCCGCACCAAGCCGCAGCTCACCAACCACGTGGAGCAGGTGCACATCGGCGTGCGCTACCCGTGCGCCACCTGCGGCAAGCAGTTCATGAAGGAGGCGTCGCTCAAGCGCCACGAGCTCACCCACACGGGCGAGCGGCCCTTCCAGTGCACCGTGTGCGGCAAGACCTTCCTGACCGCCAACGAGCTGCGGCTGCACAACCGCTACCACACGGGCGAGCGGCCCTACAAGTGCGGCCTGTGCGGCAAGGCCTTCATCCAGTCGGGCTACCTCAAGTCGCACATGCGCAtccacacgggcgagaagcccTTCCAGTGCGACGTGTGCCACAAGAGCTTCCGGCTGTCCTTCCACAGGAAGAAGCACCAGCGCACGCACGCCGGCAAGGTCAAGAGCTACCCCTGCGAGCAGTGCGACGCCGCCTTCCCCCACAAGAAGGCGCTGTGGGAGCACGCCGTCACGCACCAGGTCAAGCTGGAGCAAAGTTTTACGCAGGTCAGGGTAGAGTTCCAGTGACGGGAGACGCGCCGGCCGGAATCGCACCCGCGCTTCGGTCTCTGTCGAGCTGTAATGTTTTGAATAAAGAAACCAAATACGGGAATGAActtttctttgtattcacacttctttttttttttttgcctcttttgACTTCACTctcttctggggggggggggggggggctgaaggAAGTGTCCTGAGGAGAGGGGAAATCCGGGCGACGAGCCCCTCCGCCCCCTGACCCAACCTTGGATAGTTGATGTGTTCAGAAGTCTGACAAAGTCATTCTTGGgcaatttgaattttaattCAACGTTTGTCCTTGTGGGTTAAgaaatttgttcaaaaagtatggaaatgttgaacaaatacatacattttggaGGACGGAATGTCTTTGAAGCGTGTTTCTGTTCAGTTCTACGTTTGAGTGACAGTAGAATATGTGTAAGCCATTGAAAGGAATGTAAATGTCAAGGAGAAAGTTCAAATGTCACCGTAACCCCATAAGTTGGGTTTATTTAGGAAGCGTGTCACCGAGTTGTGCTTTTTCTCGCCAAGAAACGTCGTCTGTACGACGAGCACCAACTCGCTTTCCTGTCTTGACCGGTTTTGACCAGCAGGCGTCAGCACAGCAGCAGAAATCTGCACCGGGCGGGCCAGGCCCGCTGCGGCGGCGTCGCCCCCTGCTGGAGCACTCGCACGGTACCAGagccaccacccccccccccccccaccgctctTCTCGTCGGCCCTTTTGGTCCTCATGTCCGATGTTCTTGTTCCCCCAGGTCCCCTCTGCTGTGACGCTTTCGAATCCCCGCCTTCCGACGCGTCGCCTCCGGAAGCCGGAAAGACCTCGCCGAGGCCCTCGCGGTCCGACCCGGATTGATGGCGGCCCGCAAACCCTTCAGTGAGGTATCGCAACACACGCGGACGTTTCCTTAAAGGCCGTAAAAGGCTGTCAAAATGGTCGCACGTCAAGACGCCCGCCGGCTCTCATTGTCATATTCAGAAAGGAAACGAGTGCATGGAaagtgggggggcggggggggggcactgttgACCTTTTGGGTCTGATATCGATTCAATTACGGCTCCACCCCTAAAATAATATTTGCATTCAAGTTGACCAAAAATGGATTCAAACGGCAAACAAAAATAAGGTCATCCAAGACTTGAGCACATGCAACGGTCGCCTTTGATTTTCATAAAATACGTTTACGGCCCTAAAACTTCATCCGAATAACTAGAGGCACGTTTTTGTCTGTCCGAAATGGGACAATATAGCTTGAGTTCGATTGTTTCTTTCACATAAAGGCTCGAGaatatttgcccccccccaaaaaatgtccgTCTCCAGACTTTGTCGTCCGGCGTCGTGCTGCTTTGTGATTTGCGGCTCCTCCGTCCGCTGGTGTTTGACTTGGCGTTCAAAGGAAGCCATTAGAAGGACGTTTGCATCAATGTTTGTCTTCCATTTATGGCCACCGTCGCAAGAATATTTGACAAGACGGGGCCTTTATGCACATGCGGCGTAATCGTGGGAGCGAGACGttccgtgaccccccccccccctcctcctttctTCCAAATGTCAGAATAGGACATGACATAGTATGTCCGACAAGTGCGCTGAAAAACTGGTTTTGATTGTCATCCGGCATGCCGGAAACCACGGTGACCGACGCAGGGTTACCGCGGAAACGATACAacaaggttgttgttttttcttcccttcttcCGTGTGAACGTTTGCATCAAatctttgaaattttcatgtcagcGTGTGGAGAAACCTCGCTGGgtcattacccccccccccacccacacacacacgcgcacacacaaaatgtgcattgaatgaaataattctgtgtgaatttttttttttttttttcgggatgaGTCTTGAATGTCAGAAGCGTCACATTTAATCTGAAGAGCGGCGGATTAATGGCCGTCCTAATCAAGTCTCCTCGCGTGACCCCCGCCTGTGCGGACCGACGTATAGTTCGGCGGCATAACTGGCACTTTGCGGCAAACAAATCTACGTAAcgcaaagagaagaaaaatgggTCACTGCGGCAACCTGAGTACTTCCGCTTTGCCtccgagggccgttatgaccgtgaaacaatacaaatattgaatCTTCTCATCATATACACGTCGtccatttatgaactagttttggaatcagaaatcaggggtaatgtgttt carries:
- the LOC133493574 gene encoding zinc finger protein 420-like, with the protein product MDALHHRGNDSPPPPPLLLLPSLRLFIPPLRLVSAAMWQVVQRGDVRDYGTVEEFVGAIADLVPEVLNPDQKAQLLLGLRARVVLELCRSEATPERETVDMHLSRIRGLISTWAAQPCFAEVQFSESSFVDQIELLLKDPDEKDRFFQDVFPTDFGPEYDRALQVLMLDFVSRLEKLLPVPDIQQTAAMLSAAPGALDECVHSVPDLPHLKAALLHHAGLGHFDLTDDSQTVPSSFGNCILSSLALPQLEKVVIDADHIQLQQPTEQMAGCVTVQVEGETVTLLDYIHIEPMEPGPQEEERQEADDDGSLKPAPFRPLKQSRRLQMKRKATEEEKDDDASPEAVKRQRKKHPGDKTCPVCGKSFLRAAAMRRHQETHSENRKLKYKCAHCDKRFRDQYDLNRHNMRVHERDDANANADEDDANADDRAAENEAPEESDDKNCPLCGKFFAWQMDMERHMMSHSEDRPYKCSFCEKRFKNPYVLKRHQKEFCKSKELKRPAAKRRKEQSPDPWPPAPVEGKACPVCSRTLPISADMAKHLRSHTEERPFICVSCDKGFKYRDTLKKHQIILGHEGVREEASKTVEEILAEAEKNPGEAGGASEEPVGPAAGCRQSRGKTLRACPVCARSFDNVKTLNRHVQSHTEERPFHCVHCKKRFKHLHGLKRHQIYAVCHPKTARLSWKKKEAKAGPSDGHAAAPALQTPVWCSNCGKHFEFLSALKEHQDVCKADPHHALKCDACDKKFKSITMLKVHQRIHDPLYCKECGKILANAAAFERHKLMHQPMACTMCDKSFTLMRRLREHYERQHAFTGPYPCTQCDKSFVQLSYLAVHQRIHKGEFPFACDTCPERFRSSNCLTVHQRKHTGERPFLCWQCGKSYRSASELTVHMGTHSEERPWACAQCQAAFRTKPQLTNHVEQVHIGVRYPCATCGKQFMKEASLKRHELTHTGERPFQCTVCGKTFLTANELRLHNRYHTGERPYKCGLCGKAFIQSGYLKSHMRIHTGEKPFQCDVCHKSFRLSFHRKKHQRTHAGKVKSYPCEQCDAAFPHKKALWEHAVTHQVKLEQSFTQVRVEFQ